One Pectobacterium polaris DNA window includes the following coding sequences:
- the nifE gene encoding nitrogenase iron-molybdenum cofactor biosynthesis protein NifE: protein MKGNEILALLDEPACEHNHKQKSGCSAPKPGATAGGCAFDGAQITLLPLADVAHLVHGPIGCAGSSWDNRGSQSSGPAINRLGFTTDLNEQDVIMGRGERRLFHAVRHIVERYDPAAVFIYNTCVPAMEGDDIDAVCRAASVAVGVPVIAVDAAGFYGSKNLGNRLAGEVMAKQVIGTREPAAWPDDTPFSPAQRHDIGLIGEFNIAGEFWHVQPLLDELGIRVLGNLSGDGRFAEIQTMHRAQLNMLVCSRALINVARTLEQRYGTPWFEGSFYGVRAMSDALRQIAAMLNDPDLSLRTEALIAREEASAQKALAPYRARLQGRKALLYTGGVKSWSVVSALQDLGMTVVATGTRKSTEEDKQRIRELMGEDAIMLDEGNARTLLDVAYRYGADLMIAGGRNMYTAYKARLPFLDINQEREHAYAGYRGIVTLAEQLCLTLESPIWAQTHQRAPWH, encoded by the coding sequence ATGAAGGGAAATGAAATTTTGGCGTTGCTTGATGAGCCCGCCTGCGAACATAACCATAAACAGAAATCGGGATGCAGTGCGCCCAAACCCGGCGCGACGGCGGGCGGCTGCGCGTTTGACGGCGCACAGATTACGCTGCTACCGCTGGCGGATGTTGCCCATCTGGTTCACGGCCCTATCGGCTGTGCGGGCAGCTCCTGGGATAACCGGGGGAGCCAAAGCTCCGGGCCCGCGATCAATCGACTGGGATTTACCACCGACCTCAACGAGCAGGATGTGATCATGGGACGCGGGGAACGGCGTCTGTTTCATGCTGTGCGTCATATTGTGGAGCGCTACGATCCCGCCGCCGTCTTTATCTACAACACCTGTGTCCCCGCGATGGAGGGGGATGATATTGACGCGGTGTGTCGGGCTGCATCAGTCGCAGTAGGCGTGCCGGTGATTGCGGTGGATGCGGCGGGATTCTACGGCAGCAAGAATCTGGGTAACCGACTGGCGGGGGAGGTGATGGCAAAGCAGGTGATTGGGACGCGTGAACCCGCCGCCTGGCCGGATGACACGCCGTTTTCCCCTGCCCAACGCCACGATATTGGCCTGATTGGCGAATTCAACATCGCTGGCGAATTTTGGCATGTGCAACCGCTACTCGATGAGTTGGGCATTCGCGTGCTGGGCAATTTGTCCGGCGATGGGCGTTTTGCCGAGATCCAGACGATGCATCGCGCTCAGCTCAACATGCTGGTGTGCTCGCGTGCGTTGATCAACGTAGCCCGCACATTGGAGCAGCGATATGGCACACCGTGGTTCGAAGGCAGTTTTTATGGTGTGCGTGCGATGTCCGATGCGCTGCGCCAGATCGCGGCGATGCTGAATGACCCTGACCTCAGCCTACGTACGGAAGCCCTGATTGCACGGGAAGAAGCCTCGGCGCAAAAGGCGTTGGCACCGTATCGCGCCCGTCTGCAAGGGCGCAAAGCTCTGCTCTATACCGGCGGGGTAAAATCCTGGTCGGTCGTCTCCGCCTTGCAGGATCTCGGCATGACCGTGGTGGCGACCGGAACACGTAAATCTACCGAGGAAGACAAACAGCGCATCCGTGAACTGATGGGGGAGGACGCCATCATGCTGGATGAAGGCAATGCGCGAACCTTGCTGGACGTGGCGTATCGCTATGGTGCCGACCTGATGATCGCCGGTGGGCGCAACATGTACACCGCGTATAAGGCGCGACTGCCATTTCTCGATATCAATCAGGAACGCGAGCATGCCTATGCGGGCTATCGCGGCATTGTCACGTTGGCAGAGCAACTGTGCCTGACGCTGGAAAGTCCGATTTGGGCGCAGACCCATCAACGTGCCCCCTGGCATTAA